In one Trichosurus vulpecula isolate mTriVul1 chromosome 8, mTriVul1.pri, whole genome shotgun sequence genomic region, the following are encoded:
- the LOC118829999 gene encoding KIF-binding protein isoform X2 yields MATPAAWASACEKFRASLSLSQVESQKDPENDPYKSKYRARELLQEVKALLGPAADEDEDEEAGGGGGGGGGPGADEGPEAERAGLGAGVEPSARAVRLAAVELQLGLNHIDTEELAAGEEHLQNCLRLVRRSRLEPAAVSLHLQAQNNLGILWSERDEIETAQSYLESAEALYNQYMKEIGNPPLDPNEHFLAEEEKLTEQERSRRFEKAYTHTLYYLAQVYQHLEMIEKAAQYCHTTLKRQLEYSGYHPVEWAINAATLSQYYINKQCFMESRHCLSAASVVFSQAEQTASTEDTETEQDQQDLRQRKAEIARCWIKYCLNLLQNAQASLEDNIGELDLDKQSELKAQRKREEDEKENGRKKVVLFGTSDVCDAILAMEEKVACVPPLDFREAREVFLVGQNYVFEAKEYFQVDGYITDHIEIVQDHSSLFKVLAFFEEDYERRCKMHKRRIDMLEPLTVDLNPQYYLLINRQLQFELAHTYYEMMDLKVAIANRLEELDSHTIKKINSLAQSAIKYYELFLDSLKDPNKVFPEQLGEDVLRPALVAKFHIARLYGKLITSDGRKELDNMQASLEYYTFLVDYCERYPEAVHAVETELELSKEMAGLLPAKMERLRAKLSPFT; encoded by the exons ATGGCGACCCCGGCGGCCTGGGCCTCGGCCTGCGAGAAGTTCCGGGCGTCGCTGTCTTTGTCGCAGGTGGAGTCTCAGAAGGACCCGGAGAACGACCCGTATAAGTCCAAGTACCGCGCCCGGGAGCTGCTGCAGGAGGTGAAGGCGCTGCTGGGTCCCGCGGCAGACGAGGACGAGGACGAGGAGgccggcgggggcgggggcgggggcggcggCCCGGGCGCGGACGAGGGGCCGGAGGCGGAGCGCGCTGGGCTGGGGGCCGGGGTCGAGCCCAGCGCGCGGGCCGTGCGCCTGGCCGCCGTGGAGCTGCAGCTGGGCCTCAATCACATCGACACGGAGGAGCTGGCGGCTGGCGAGGAGCACCTGCAGAACTGCCTGCGCCTGGTGCGCCGCAGCCGCCTCGAGCCCGCCGCCGTGTCCCTGCATCTGCAGGCCCAG AATAATCTGGGTATCCTGTGGTCTGAGAGAGACGAAATTGAGACCGCGCAGAGTTACCTGGAGTCTGCAGAAGCACTGTACAATCAGTATATGAAAGAG ATTGGGAACCCTCCTCTTGATCCCAATGAGCACTTTTTGGCTGAGGAAGAGAAGCTTACAGAGCAGGAGAGATCCAGAAG ATTTGAGAAGGCGTATACTCATACCTTGTATTACTTGGCTCAAGTCTATCAACATTTGGAAATGATCGAGAAGGCCGCTCAGTATTGCCACACCACCCTTAAACGCCAACTGGAATATAGTGGCTATCACCCTGTAGAGTGGGCAATCAATGCTGCCACCTTATCCCAATATTACATCAATAAG CAATGTTTTATGGAGTCCAGGCATTGTTTATCAGCTGCAAGTGTCGTCTTTAGCCAGGCCGAACAGACTGCATCGACAGAAGACA CTGAAACAGAACAAGACCAACAAGATCTTCgtcaaagaaaagcagaaattgcCAGATGCTGGATCAAGTACTGCTTGAATCTCCTGCAGAATGCACAGGCCTCTCTGGAG gaCAACATAGGAGAGCTCGACCTCGATAAACAGTCTGAACTTAAAGctcagaggaaaagagaggaggatgagaaggagaACGGCAGGAAGAAGGTGGTGCTCTTTGGCACTAGTGATGTGTGTGACGCCATCTTGGCCATGGAAGAGAAAGTGGCCTGCGTGCCCCCGTTGGACTTTAGGGAAGCCAGGGAGGTGTTTTTAGTGGGCCAGAACTATGTCTTTGAGGCGAAAGAGTACTTCCAGGTTGATGGGTACATCACTGACCATATCGAAATTGTCCAAGACCACAGTTCTCTGTTTAAGGTGCTTGCATTCTTTGAAGAGGATTATGAGAGGCGTTGCAAGATGCACAAGCGGAGAATAGACATGCTAGAGCCCCTCACTGTAGACCTAAATCCACAGTATTATCTGTTGATCAACCGGCAGCTCCAGTTTGAGCTCGCCCACACCTACTATGAGATGATGGACTTAAAGGTGGCCATCGCCAACAGGCTAGAGGAGCTCGATTCCCACACGATAAAGAAAATCAATTCCCTGGCCCAGTCAGCCATCAAGTACTACGAACTCTTCCTAGACTCCCTTAAGGACCCCAATAAGGTGTTTCCAGAGCAGCTCGGGGAAGACGTTCTCCGCCCTGCTCTGGTAGCCAAGTTCCACATTGCTCGGCTCTATGGCAAACTCATCACTTCTGATGGTAGGAAGGAGCTAGACAACATGCAGGCCTCCTTGGAATACTACACGTTCTTGGTCGACTACTGTGAGAGGTACCCCGAGGCTGTGCATGCTGTAGAGACTGAGCTAGAGCTCAGTAAAGAGATGGCCGGGCTGCTTCCAGCCAAGATGGAGAGGCTGCGAGCCAAGCTGAGCCCTTTTACTTAA
- the LOC118829999 gene encoding KIF-binding protein isoform X1 — MATPAAWASACEKFRASLSLSQVESQKDPENDPYKSKYRARELLQEVKALLGPAADEDEDEEAGGGGGGGGGPGADEGPEAERAGLGAGVEPSARAVRLAAVELQLGLNHIDTEELAAGEEHLQNCLRLVRRSRLEPAAVSLHLQAQNNLGILWSERDEIETAQSYLESAEALYNQYMKEIGNPPLDPNEHFLAEEEKLTEQERSRRFEKAYTHTLYYLAQVYQHLEMIEKAAQYCHTTLKRQLEYSGYHPVEWAINAATLSQYYINKQCFMESRHCLSAASVVFSQAEQTASTEDSESETEQDQQDLRQRKAEIARCWIKYCLNLLQNAQASLEDNIGELDLDKQSELKAQRKREEDEKENGRKKVVLFGTSDVCDAILAMEEKVACVPPLDFREAREVFLVGQNYVFEAKEYFQVDGYITDHIEIVQDHSSLFKVLAFFEEDYERRCKMHKRRIDMLEPLTVDLNPQYYLLINRQLQFELAHTYYEMMDLKVAIANRLEELDSHTIKKINSLAQSAIKYYELFLDSLKDPNKVFPEQLGEDVLRPALVAKFHIARLYGKLITSDGRKELDNMQASLEYYTFLVDYCERYPEAVHAVETELELSKEMAGLLPAKMERLRAKLSPFT, encoded by the exons ATGGCGACCCCGGCGGCCTGGGCCTCGGCCTGCGAGAAGTTCCGGGCGTCGCTGTCTTTGTCGCAGGTGGAGTCTCAGAAGGACCCGGAGAACGACCCGTATAAGTCCAAGTACCGCGCCCGGGAGCTGCTGCAGGAGGTGAAGGCGCTGCTGGGTCCCGCGGCAGACGAGGACGAGGACGAGGAGgccggcgggggcgggggcgggggcggcggCCCGGGCGCGGACGAGGGGCCGGAGGCGGAGCGCGCTGGGCTGGGGGCCGGGGTCGAGCCCAGCGCGCGGGCCGTGCGCCTGGCCGCCGTGGAGCTGCAGCTGGGCCTCAATCACATCGACACGGAGGAGCTGGCGGCTGGCGAGGAGCACCTGCAGAACTGCCTGCGCCTGGTGCGCCGCAGCCGCCTCGAGCCCGCCGCCGTGTCCCTGCATCTGCAGGCCCAG AATAATCTGGGTATCCTGTGGTCTGAGAGAGACGAAATTGAGACCGCGCAGAGTTACCTGGAGTCTGCAGAAGCACTGTACAATCAGTATATGAAAGAG ATTGGGAACCCTCCTCTTGATCCCAATGAGCACTTTTTGGCTGAGGAAGAGAAGCTTACAGAGCAGGAGAGATCCAGAAG ATTTGAGAAGGCGTATACTCATACCTTGTATTACTTGGCTCAAGTCTATCAACATTTGGAAATGATCGAGAAGGCCGCTCAGTATTGCCACACCACCCTTAAACGCCAACTGGAATATAGTGGCTATCACCCTGTAGAGTGGGCAATCAATGCTGCCACCTTATCCCAATATTACATCAATAAG CAATGTTTTATGGAGTCCAGGCATTGTTTATCAGCTGCAAGTGTCGTCTTTAGCCAGGCCGAACAGACTGCATCGACAGAAGACAGTGAGT CTGAAACAGAACAAGACCAACAAGATCTTCgtcaaagaaaagcagaaattgcCAGATGCTGGATCAAGTACTGCTTGAATCTCCTGCAGAATGCACAGGCCTCTCTGGAG gaCAACATAGGAGAGCTCGACCTCGATAAACAGTCTGAACTTAAAGctcagaggaaaagagaggaggatgagaaggagaACGGCAGGAAGAAGGTGGTGCTCTTTGGCACTAGTGATGTGTGTGACGCCATCTTGGCCATGGAAGAGAAAGTGGCCTGCGTGCCCCCGTTGGACTTTAGGGAAGCCAGGGAGGTGTTTTTAGTGGGCCAGAACTATGTCTTTGAGGCGAAAGAGTACTTCCAGGTTGATGGGTACATCACTGACCATATCGAAATTGTCCAAGACCACAGTTCTCTGTTTAAGGTGCTTGCATTCTTTGAAGAGGATTATGAGAGGCGTTGCAAGATGCACAAGCGGAGAATAGACATGCTAGAGCCCCTCACTGTAGACCTAAATCCACAGTATTATCTGTTGATCAACCGGCAGCTCCAGTTTGAGCTCGCCCACACCTACTATGAGATGATGGACTTAAAGGTGGCCATCGCCAACAGGCTAGAGGAGCTCGATTCCCACACGATAAAGAAAATCAATTCCCTGGCCCAGTCAGCCATCAAGTACTACGAACTCTTCCTAGACTCCCTTAAGGACCCCAATAAGGTGTTTCCAGAGCAGCTCGGGGAAGACGTTCTCCGCCCTGCTCTGGTAGCCAAGTTCCACATTGCTCGGCTCTATGGCAAACTCATCACTTCTGATGGTAGGAAGGAGCTAGACAACATGCAGGCCTCCTTGGAATACTACACGTTCTTGGTCGACTACTGTGAGAGGTACCCCGAGGCTGTGCATGCTGTAGAGACTGAGCTAGAGCTCAGTAAAGAGATGGCCGGGCTGCTTCCAGCCAAGATGGAGAGGCTGCGAGCCAAGCTGAGCCCTTTTACTTAA